TCGTCGCGCTGGACCGGCGACGCGAGTGGTACCGCTACCACCCCCTGTTCCGCGAGTTCCTGCTGGCCGAGCTGCTCCGCGACGACCCGGAGGCGGTGGAGAAGCTGCAGGTGCGCGCGGCCGACTGGTTCCAGGCGAACGGCGCACCGGCGACGGCCGTGGAGTACCTCCTCATCACCCAGGAGCGCGAGCGGTGCGCCCAGCTCGTGGCCGAGCTGGCACTCACCACCGTCAGCGCGGGGCAGATCTCGACCCTCCAGCGGTGGCTGGGCGTGCTCGGCGAGCGCACCATCGAGGCCTATCCGCCCCTCGCCGTGCTGGCGGGGTGGGTCGCGGCGTCGGCGGGGCAGGCGGTGGTCGCCCAACGGTGGGCCGCCTTCGTGGAGGAGGTGTCGTTCGACCCGACCCCGACCCACGGCGGCGCGTCGTTCGCGTCCTCGCGGTCGATGCTCCGCGCCATGGCGTGTGCCTCGGGGCCCGAGGCGATGATGGCCGACGCCGAGTTCTCCGCGGCGCAGGAGCCGCTGCGGAGCCCGTGGCGTGCGACGGCGCTCTGCGTCCTCGCGGAGGCGCACCTGGTCGCGGGCTCGCCCCGGCGAGCCAGGGCCGTGCTCCGTGACGCCACGGAGGTCGGCCTGGCTGCGGGCGACACGGGCGCGGTCGTGCTCAGCGAGTCGGGTCTGGCCCTCGTCGACATGGACCTCGGGTGCTGGGACGAGGCGGCCGAGCACGTCGGACTCGCGCTCCGCACCGTCGACCAGCACCACCTCGAGGACTACGCGTGCAGCCTCCTCGCGTTCGCGGCCGCGGCTCGGCTGGCCGTCCACCGGGGCAACCTCCCTGAGGCAGACCGCCAGCTCGCGCGCGCCATGCGGGCGCGTGCCGCGGCCACGTACGCCCTTCCGTGCCTCGCGACGAGGGGCCGGCTCCAGCTCGCGAAGGCGTGCTGGACGCGCGGCGGGCACTCCGACGCCCGCCGCCTGCTGGGCGAGATCGACGACATCCTGCGGCGTCGGCCCGAGCTGGGGACCCTGGTCGAGCAGGTCGGGGAGCTCCGGACGATCACGACCCCGGCGGGGAACGATGCCGGGGCCCACGACGCCCCGCTCACGCCCGCGGAGCTGCGCGTGCTGCCCTACCTCCCGACCCACCTCAGGATCGCCGACATCGCCCAGCGACTGCAGCTCTCGCGCAACACCGTCGCCTCCGAGGTCTCCGCCATCTACCGCAAGCTCGGTGCCACCTCACGCGGTGAGGCGGTCGACCGGGCGACCTTCCTCGGGCTGCTCGGGGGATGAGGAGCGGGTCGGTCACGGCCCGGCATCGTCGCGGTCCTCGTCGACGTCGTAGCCCAGGACGAGGGCCAGCTTGGGCGCGGCCGTCGCCACGCGCACGGGTCCGGTGATCGGCAGCACTCCCACCAGGACGTCGACGATCTCCTCGACGCTCGCCCCGGCCCTCAGGGCGCTGTCCGCGAGCGAGCCGTAGGAGCGCACGGTGCCGTCGCCCGTCGCCGCGAGGGCGCCGAGCCGGACCAGGGCCAGGATCCTCGCGTCGAGGGCCGTCGCCGGCCAGGTGTCGGGGACGTCCTGTGCGCGGTCATCCGTCGTCTGGCCGAACGCCAGACGACGCAGCTGTTCGCCGTTGTCCATCCCTGACTCCCCTCTGGAGACCTCTTCCCATTAGCGCCCGTGGTGGCCGTCCCCGCACCACCTGTTTCGTGTCATCCTGCGACCAGTCGCCCTCACCACCTGCCCCTCGTCAGCCCAGCACGTTGACCGCCCGGGCGACGACCAGGCCCATGATGGCCAGTGACGTCAGCGCCTGGATCGCCATGACGAGCTTGGCCCAGGGTGCGAGCGGCATCACGTCGGTCGGGCTGAACGCCGTGGCGTTGGTCAGACCGAGATAGAGGTAGTCGCCGAAGTTCGGGCGCCAGTCCTCCAGGCCCAGCTCGGAGGTGAGCTGCTGGGGGAAGGCGAGGTCGGGGGTGTGTGGCATCCGCTCGGCACGGGCGGCGGCCCCGCCGCAGTCGAGCTCGAAGTAGAGAAGCGCGCAGGCGATGATCGTGATCAGCCACACCGAACCGCTTGCCTGCAGCAGCTCGGGCGCCGAGTCGGTGGCAGACCCTCCTCGGACGATGTCGTCGACGAGCTGGACCGTCGACCAGACCGCTCCCAGGGACATCACGGTGATCAGCGCGATGGACGCCGCCCGCAGGAACGTCGTACGCCTCGAGATCCGGCCGGGGTCGCCGGCGAGCAGCACCAGCACGAGGAGACCCGCGAACGTGGGCAGCACCCAGGGCTGGGCCAGGCGCAGGCTGCCCGGCAGCAGCACGGTGAGACCCATGGCGACGGCAACCGCCGCCGCCATCGGCCACCGGGTCTCGGCATAGGGATCATCGAGGTCGTCGGTGGAGTCCGGGCGTCTCATCCGTGGTCAGCGGTGGAAGCTCGTGCCTCGTCCGGCGTCAGGGACTCCTTGGTTCCGTGCTTGTCCACGTGCACGACCCGATAGGCGTGCCGGGGCACCTGTTCGTCGTTCGGGAAGCGATACTTCGGTACGGCGACCGGCAGGTCGGCCGAGGCGAAGACGTCGTCCTCGAGGGCGCCGCGTACGGAGTTCCTGCTGTGCACCATGTGGCATCTGCTCCTCGTGACTGCGCCATCGAGACACTCTGCTCTGGTCGGGCTGGGTCGGGTGGCGCGTCGCCTACCGGTCCGGGATGGTCCTATCGGTCTCCAGGTCCTCCACCTCGTCGAGCAGCTCGCCCGCCTTGTCGGGGCAGTAGGTCTCGACCACCGCGAAGTCGTACTCGATGATCCGGGGGTCCATGACCACGCGCCGGAGGTGCAGGGCGTTGTTGCCGAACTGGGACAGGGCCAGCTCCTGCTGCAGCTCGCCGACGTTCTCGCAGCTGACGCCTCCGTCCGTGCCGTAGAGGGCGGTCGCCGTCGAGGCGTCGACCGTGGGGAACCCGGCTTCGGACAACCTCACGTTGAGCTGCTCGGCGAGCTGGCGTGCCCGGTCGCTGTCCGGGTCGGAGGCGCTGCCGGCGGCGGAGCAGGCGGAGAGCCCCAGCCCCGCCGCCACGGCCAGGCCGGCTGTCCGGAGCACTGCGGAGCGGACTGTTCGTGGACGCTTCGTGATCATCGGACTCACGCCTCCTGGGCCGTCGTGTCGGAATGGGTGTTGTCCGGGGAGGTCTCGATCTTCCACTCCGGCTTGCGCAGCTTGTAGAGGACGAACGGCCACACGCCGAGGAGGACGATGCCGGCCACGAGGATCAGGATGTACACGCCCTGCGGCGTCGCGTCCGCGTTGCCCGACGGCTCGACGAAGCCGAGGAGGAAGGCGGCGACGCTCGCCACGAAGCCGACCGACCCGACCAGGGTCATGGCAGGCGTGCGGAAGCCGCGCTTGACGTCGGGGTGGGTGCGGCGCAGGCGCATGCCGGCGAGGAACATGACCATGTACATCAGCAGGTAGAGCTGCACGGCCATGGCGGTGAGGATCCAGAAGACCGACTGCACCGACGGCAAGATGGCGAAGAGGACGGCCATCGCCGTCACGATGATGCCCTGCACCATCATGATCGGGACCTGCATCCCGTGGCTGTTGGTGCCCTGCAGGCGCGGGGGCAGGTATCCCTCCTTGCCGACCAGCAGCAATCCCTTGCTCGGTCCCGGGATCCAGGTGACCACCGAGGCGAGGATCCCGATGACGATCAGCAGGGCCATCACGGTGGTGCCCCACGACATCCCGAGGTGGTTGAAGAAGACGTCGAAGGCCTGGAGCACCCCCTGGGTCAGGTTGACGCTGGAGCCGGGGACCGCGACCGAGATGGCCAGGGTGGGCAGGATGAAGACGAACAGGATGAGGATCACCGACAAGACGATCGCCTTCGGGAACTCGGTGCTGGGCCGCCGCATCTCGTTGACGTGGACGGCGTTCATCTCCATGCCGGCGTAGGAGAGGAAGTTGCTGACGATCAGCACGATGCTGGCCAGCCCGGTGAACTTCGGGAACCACTCCGCATCACCGATCGGCGGGAGGTGCGAGGTGCCGCCGCCGGCCCAGAAGATCGCCGCGAAGACGATCAGGGCCGCCGCCGGCACGAGGGTGCCGGCCAGGAAGCCCCAGGTCCCGACCTTGGCGAACGCGTCGACACCGAGGGTGGCGATGAACGTCGAGATCCAGTACACGACCAGGATGATCAGGCCGGTGAAGATGCCCGAGTTGGCCAGGGCCGGATCCCACACGTACGCGAGGGCCGAGGCGAAGAAGGCGAGCTGGGCCGGGTACCAGGCGACGTTCTGCATCCACTGCTGCCAGATCGCGAAGAAGCCGAGGCGGTCGCCATACGCCTCCTTGACCCAGACGAAGATCCCGCCCTTCCATCCGCTCGCCAGCTCGGCGGCCACGAGCGCCACCGGCACCATGAACAAGATCGCGGGCAGGACGTAGAGGAATATCGACGCCCAGTCGTAGGCCGCCATGGCCGGTAGTCCGCGAACGCTCGCGACCGCTGTGGCGATGAGGATCGCCATCGATGTCCAACTGATGAACGAGGTGCGTGCCTGGGCCCGTCCCTGCGGTGCAGTCGCCTGACTGTCGTCCCGAGTAGCCATCTCCGCGCCTTTCGCCGATTGCTCCGGCCAACGACGCTAGTTGCCTGCCGACGCGGCGGCATCACTCACAATGAGTGACGTCTGTGCCGTCCCGATCCGCCTTCCTCGTCGGCTGCTGACCCCGCCCGGGATCGGTGCTCTACTGAGTGGGTCCCGGGGCTGCCGCGTCCCGCATCGTCCCGACGTGAGCGTCGTCGCACGAGGAGCGGAGATGTCATGAACTACTGGATCAGCGTCGTCTTCCGTGCCATCCCGCTGGCGATGATGGCGGTCTGCATCGGCTTCGGCCTCTACGTGTGGAACGCCGCGGACGCGCCGGGAAACTACGTGGCAGGCCGGGTGGTCACCATCCTCGGCGCGATCTGCCTGTGCCTGTTCTGCACGGCGGCGACGATCATCCGGCAGCTCATCGGACGCTTCAACGCCGTCGACAAGGTGGTCTACCCCGCTCTCGGCTACGCGTCCGCCATCGGCACCTCGGTCTACGGCGTCTCCCTGTTCGCCGGGGTCTCGGGCAGCGGCCAGAGCCCCGAGTACGTCGCCGGGCACGTCGTCCTCGGTCTCGGCCTGATCTGCGGCTGCGTGTCCACGGTCGCCCTGGCGTCGACCAAGTTCACGCTCATCCCCGCCAACTCCGCCAGGCCGGCCGGCGACCGCACGCCCCCGCCGGCGGCGTTCTCCGGGCCCGTCGTCGCCGTGCTGGGGGCGCTCCCGGTCGGGCTCGCCGCGCTCGCGTGGGGCTTCGGCATCGCCAACCTGCTGATGACCACCTCACCGAGCCGCTTCACGGTGGGCCACGTCGTCAGCGGTCTCGCGATGATCTGCACGAGCCTCATCGGGCTGGTGTGGAGCATCCTGCGCCAGGTCCAGGACACCTACGGCCCGCGCGACCGCGTGGCGTGGCCCTGGCTGGTGATCGCGATGGGCAGCGCCGCGATCCTGTGGGGGATCGTGCTGCTGGTCCTCGACACCGAGCCGTACTACCGCACACCCGGGTTCGTGATGATCGGCCTGGGCCTGGTCTGCTTCAGCATCCTGAGCAAGGTCGGGCTGCTGGCCCTGGTGTGGCGGCGCACGTTCAGCCTGGCCAACCGGGTGCCCCTGATCCCGGTCGTCACCGCGCTCAGTTGCCTGTTCCTGGCGGCGTTCGTCTTCCAGGCCGCGTTCACCGACACCAACGTCTTCATCGCCGCCCACGTGCTCGTGGGGCTGGGAGCGATCTGCTTCACGCTCTACTCCATCGTCTCCATCCTGGAGAGCGGCACGTCGTCGCACGGCGACTGAGCCCGCCGAGACGTAACGGGCGACGACGATGGACGGGCCGCACGCTCCCGATCGGTCGATCGGCACGATCGGGCTGACCTTCGTCGCCGTCGGCGGCGTGGTCGGCTCCGGGGTGCTGTTCGCCCCCCTGTTCGCGGCCCAGCAGGCCGGGCCCGCCGCGATCATCGCGTGGCCGATCGCGGGGTTGATGCTCGTCACCGTCGCGCTGGTCTATGCCGAGATCTCCGCCATGCTGCCGGTCGTCGGCGGCCTCGGCCTGCTGCCCACCTACAGCCACGGGCAGGGGGTCGGCATCGCGATCGGCTGGGTGGCCTGGGTCGGCTACGTGACGGCCGCGCCGATCGAGACGCAGGCGATGCTCGAGTACGCCAGCAACGAGCCGGCCTTCGACTGGCTGTTCGTCGCGGGAGCCGCCTCCGACGGGGAGAGTGCGCTGAGCCTGCCGGGGATCGCGGCGGCAACGGTCGTGCTGGTGGCCTTCACCGGGCTCAACGCGTTCGGGGTGGCCCTCTTCACCCGCATCAACAGCGCGCTGACCTGGGTCAAGCTCGTCATCCCGGTGGCGATCGCCGTCGCCCTGCTCACCCGCTTCTCCACCGCCCCGATCCGCGAGACGGGGTTCGCCCCCGAGGGGATGACCGGGGTGCTGAGCGCCATCACCACGGGCGGTGTCGTCTTCGCGTTCCTCGGGTTCCGGCATGCACTGGACCTCGCCGGTGAGGCGCGGCGACCACAGGTGACCATCCCCGTGGCCCTGGTCGGCGGCATCCTCATCTGCACCGTGCTGTTCACCCTCCTCCAGCTCGGGTTCGTCGGCGCTGTGGACCCCGCCGAGCTCGACAGCGGCTGGGCCGGCCTCGACAAGGGTGGGGCCAACGGGCCGCTCGCGGCGCTGCTGTCCGGCCTCGGCATGACGGTGCTGGCCAAGCTGGTGGTGGCGGACGCCGTGCTCGGACCCTTCGGCGCGGGCCTGGTCTCGACCGCGTCCACCGGTCGCCTCACCGTGGCCGTCGCGCAGAACGGGCTCTTCCCGCGCGCGCTGTCGGCGTTCAGCCGCCACGGCGTCCCGATGCGGGCGATGGTGCTCAACCTGGTGGTCGGGCTGGCCCTGCTGCTCGCCTTCCGCGACGGGTGGTCGGAGCTCCTGTCCTACAACTCCGGTGCCATCGTGCTCTCGATGTGCCTGGGCCCGGTGACCGTGATGGCGCTGCGGCACCAGGTGCCCGACCGCGTGCGTCCGTTCCGCCTCCACGCGGTGTCGGTGATGGCGCGGGTCGCCTTCGTCGTGATCACCCTGATCATCTACTGGACCGGCTGGGAGACGATGGTCAAGCTGACCATCCCGATCGCCGTCGGCGTCGCGGTGCTGGCGTGGCGCGTCCTGCGCGACCCGCAGCTGCGGGGATCGCTCGCGCTGGGCTCGCTGGTGTGGCTCGGGCCCTACTACGCCGGGGCGCTGCTGCTGACCTTCCTCGGCAGGTTCGGCGGCGGCCGCGACGTGCTGCCCGCTGGGGTCGACATGGTGGTGGTCACCGTGTTCGCGCTGGCCCTGTTCGAGTGGGGCGTGCGCTCGGCGCTGCCCGCCGCCGACGCGGCCGCGCTGGTCGCCACCGTCCCGCCGGTACGGGCGTCCTGACCCGGTCCCGTCGAGGGTGGCCGGTGTGGCCCACTTCACATCGCCGCCCGTTGTGTGCAGACTCTGGCCCAACCACGACGCGACGGGGATGCGATGAGCACAGGCGTGCACGGCCCGACCAGGGCGCGGATCGAGGCCGGGACGCTGCGCCGGGACCGGTGGTGGCTCTCGCCGCTGACCACGTTCGTGGTCTTCTCGGCCTTCGTCGTCTACGCGACCGTGCGCGCCTTCATGGGACGCGACTACTACGCCTCGCCCTACCTGTCGCCGTTCTACTCCCCGTGCCTGGGCGACTGCGTCGAGGGGGCCTCCGACTTCGGCCAGCCCTTCGCGGCGTGGCCGCTGTCGGCGGCGCTGATCATCCTCGTGTTCCCCCTCGGCTTCCGGATGACCTGCTACTACTACCGCAAGGCCTACTACCGGGCGTTCTGGCTGAGCCCGCCGGCGTGCGGCGTCGCCGAGCCGCACGGCTCCTACTCGGGCGAGTCGCGGTTCCCGCTGATCGTGCAGAACGTGCACCGCTGGTTCTGGTACGCCGCGGTGCTGGTCGGCCTGGTGCTCACCTTCGACACGGTCCTGGCCTTCCGGCCGATGCCGGCGGAGTACGCCCTCGGGGACGGTGAGACCAGCGGGGTCCACATGGGACTGGGCACCCTGCTGATGATCGCCAACATCGTCTTCATCTGGCTCTACACGCTCTCGTGCCACTCGTGCCGCCACGTCGTCGGCGGCCGCCTGCGCCACTTCTCCAAGCACCCCGTCCGCTACCGGCTCTGGACCTGGGTGTCGCGGCTCAACGAGAGCCACGGCAGGTGGGCCTGGTACTCCCTGTTCTCCGTCGCGATCGTCGACCTCTACGTCTTCCTCCTCGCCACCGGCACGATCCAGGACGTGAGGTTCTTCTGATGAGCGAGCGGCATCCGATGACGGGCAACGAGATGTCGCCCGAGGCCCGGGCGGGCATGGAGCGCCACACCTACGACGTCGTGGTGATCGGCGCCGGCGGCGCGGGGCTGAGGGCCGCGATCGCCGCCCACGAGGCGGGCGCGCGCACGGCCGTGGTGTGCAAGTCGCTGCTCGGCAAGGCGCACACCGTGATGGCCGAGGGTGGGGCCGCGGCTGCGCTGGGCAACCGGTGGCCGGAGGACAGCTGGAAGGTGCACTTCCGCGACACGATGCGCGGCGGCAAGATGCTCAACAACTGGCGCATGGCGCAGCTGCACGCTCAGGAGGCGCCCGAGCGGGTGCTCGAGCTCGAGGACTGGGGTGCGCTGTTCGACCGCACCGAGGACGGGCTGATCTCCCAGCGCGACTTCGGCGGGCACCGCTACGCCCGGCTCGCCCACGTCGGCGACCGCACCGGGCTCGAGCTGATCCGCACGCTGCAGCAGCGCACGGTGCAGCTCGGGATCGACGTCTACATGGAGTGCACGGTCACCGAGGTGCTCAAGGAGGGCGGGCGGGTGGCCGGGGCGTTCGGCTACTGGCGCGAGACCGGTCGCTTCATCACGTTCGAGGCGCCGAGCGTGGTGCTCGCGACCGGCGGCATCGGCAAGTCCTACAAGGTCACCTCCAACTCCTGGGAGTACACCGGTGACGGGCACGCGCTGGCACTGCGCGCGGGGGCCAGCCTGATCAACATGGAGTTCGTGCAGTTCCACCCCACCGGCATGGTGTGGCCGCCGTCGGTCAAGGGCCTGCTGGTCACCGAGTCGGTGCGCGGCGACGGCGGCATCCTGCGAAACTCCGAGGGCAAGCGCTTCATGTTCGACTACATCCCCGACTTCTTCCGGTCCGAGACGGCCGACACCGAGGAGGAGGCCGACCGGTGGTACGACGACAAGGCCAACAACCGGCGCCCACCCGAGCTGCTGCCACGCGACGAGGTCGCCCGCGCCATCAACTCCGAGATCAAGGCCGGACGCGGGTCACCGCACGGCGGGATCTTCCTCGACATCGCCAGCCGCCGCGACGCCGACTACATCCGCAAGCGGCTGCCGTCGATGTACCACCAGTTCAAGGAGCTCGCCGACGTCGACATCACCGCCGAGCCGATGGAGATCGGGCCGACGTGCCACTACGTGATGGGCGGTGTCGAGGTCGACTCCGACACCCAGCGCTCGGGCGTCGAGGGGCTCTACGCCGCGGGTGAGGTGAGCGGCGGCATGCACGGCTCCAACCGGCTGGGCGGCAACTCGCTGTCCGACCTGCTCGTGTTCGGCAAGCGCGCCGGCGAGGCCGCGGCGGCGCACGCCGTCTCGGGCCCGCGGCCGGCGGTCGACGAGGCGGACGTGAAGGCGGCCCAGGCCGACGCGCTGGCGCCGTTCGAGGTCTCTGCCGGCCCGGGGGGAGGGGGGGAGAACCCCTACACGATCCAGCACGACCTGCAGGACACGATGAACGACCTGGTCGGCATCATCCGCACCGCCGCGGAGCTCGAGGAGTCCCTCGGTCACCTCGACCGCCTCAAGGAGCGGGCGGCCGCGATGGTCGTCGAGGGTCACCGCCAGTACAACCCGGGCTGGCACCTCGCGCTCGACCTGCGCAACATGCTGCTGGTCAGCGAGTGCATCGCCAAGGCCGCGCTGGCGCGCCAGGAATCGCGGGGCGGGCACACCCGGGACGACTTCCCGGGGCCCGACCCCGAGTGGGGCGCGAAGAACCTGGTGCTCACCCTCGACGCGACCGGGTCGGGCGTCGACATCGCCGAGAAGGCGCTGCCGGTGATGCCCGAGGACCTCGAGCAGCTCTTCCAGGACACGTGAGGACGGCCATGGCCTACGACCTGAGGATGCGCGTGTGGCGGGGCGACGCCGACGGGGGTGACCTCACCGACTACACCGTCGAGGTCTCCGAGGGCGAGGTGGTGCTCGACGCGCTGCACCGGCTGCAGGCGACGCAGACGGGCGACCTGGCGATCCGCTGGAACTGCAAGGCCGGCAAGTGCGGCTCGTGCAGCGCCGAGATCAACGGTCGGCCCCGCCTGCTGTGCATGACCCGGCTCTCCGACTTCGACCCGGCCGAGACCATCACCGTGACGCCGATGCGCACGTTCCCGGTGATCCGCGACCTGGTCACCGACGTGTCGTTCAACTACGAGAAGGCCAAGGAGCTGCCCTACGCCGAGCTCGGGCCCCGCGACGCGGACGGCAGGCGGCGGATGATGCAGGTCGACGTGGAGCGCGGCCAGGAGTTCCGCAAGTGCATCGAGTGCTACCTGTGCCAGGACGTGTGCCACGTGGTCCGCGACCACGAGGACAACAAGCAGCACTTCGCCGGCCCCCGCTTCCTCATCCGCTATGCCGAGCTCGACATGCACCCCCTCGACACCCACGACCGCCGCCGGCTCGCGCAGGACGCGGCCGGCCTCGGGATGTGCAACATCACCAAGTGCTGCACCGAGGTCTGCCCGGAGGGCATCCACATCACCGACAACGCGATCATCCCGATGAAGGAGCGCGTGGTGGACCGCAAGTACGACCCGCTGGTGTGGCTCGGCAACAAGATCGGCCTCCGGAGCAAGGACGACGAGGGCCGCACGGAGGTCTGAGGCGAGCCCGGTCGTGGGCAGCGACGGTGACCTTTCCCATAGCCCGCGGCCGTGACCCTCCCCACGGGGCGGGCCTATCCTGCGCAGCATGACCGACCTTCCTGGCGACCTCCCAGGTGATCTCGCAGGTGATCTCGCAGGTGGCCTCGACGAGCCCGAGGAGCTGCAGCCCGCAGAGGGCTCGCTCCGCCTGGTGGGCGACGATGACCGCTACGACGCCGCGGCATGGGAGGCGGCGAGCGCCGCCGTCCTGCGCAAGGCCCGCCGGCTCGGCGAGGACGCGCCCGACTCCGACGTCTGGACGGCCCTCACCCGCACCACGCTCGACGGCATCGCGGTCCCACCGATCGGGCAGCCGGCCGACCTCGACGCCCTCACGACCTCGGGCCGCCCGACCCGCGCCGGCGCCTGGGACGTGCGTACGCAGGTGGAGGTGGTCGACGACAAGGCCGCCAACGAGGCGGCCCTGCAGGACCTCGAGAACGGTGGCACGTCGCTGCTGCTGCACCTCGACACCGAGCGCGACCACGACTGGGCCACCGTGCTGGAGGGCGTGCTGCTCGACCTGGCGCCGGTCGTGCTCGACCGCCCGACGACCGAGCAGGTCGAGGCCTTCGCCGACTTCCTCGAGGGGGTGGAGGGCGCGCTGCACCCGGCCACCAACCTCTCCTTCGACCTGCAGACCCTCGAGATGCTCCACCACCGCGTCCGCGACGACCGCGTCGAGGCCCGGGACCTGTTCGCCCCGCTGGCGCGCCGGGCCATCCAGCTGGGCGTGCGCGGCCTCGTCGTCGACGGCACCGCGCTGCACGACCAGGGCGCGAGCGACGCCCAGGAGCTGGGCTGGATGGTCGCGACCGGCGTGGCCTACCTCCGGTTGCTCGCCGACGAGGGCCTCTCCGTCGAGCACGCGGCGCGGCTCATCGAGTTCCGGCTGGCCGCCACCGACGAGCAGTTCCCCACGATCGCCAAGATGCGCGCCGCGCGCCGGCTGTGGGCCCGGGTGCTCGAGGCCTCCGGTGGCGCCGGCGAGATGGCGCTGCACGCGGTCACCAGCCGCCCCATGACCAGCGGGCGCGACCCGTGGGTCAACATGCTGCGCGGCACCGTCGCGGCCTTCGCGGCGGGCGTCGGCGGCGCCGACGCCCTCACCGTCGTGCCGTTCGACGAGCCGCTCGGCGCGCCCGACGCGTTCGGTCGCCGCATCGCCCGCAACACCTCCTCGCTCCTGATCGAGGAGTCCCACGTCGCCGCGGTCACCGACCCGGCCGGCGGGTCCTACGCCGTCGAGCGGCTCACCGACGACCTCGCGGCCGCCGGGTGGGCCGAGCTCGGCCGGATCGAGTCTGCCGGCGGGGCGCTCGCCGACGAGGCCCGCGCCGGCGTCAAGGAGCGGGTGCGGGCCGTACGCGCCGAGCGCGACGCCCAGGTCGCCGACCGGTCGCGCCCCCTGACCGGCGTCTCGGAGTTCCCCCACCTCGACGAGGTGCTGCCCGAGCGTGAGCACCTGCCCCACCGCTACGTGCACCACTACGGCCGGGCCTTCGAGGACATGAGGGCCGAGCCCGCCGCGACCCCCGTCTTCCTCGCCACGATGGGCCCGGTCGCGGCACACACCGCCCGGGCGACCTTCGCCACCAACCTCCTCGCGGCCGGCGGTGTCGCCGTCGAGGCGGCCGGCCCCACCGACGGGGTCGACGCGGTCGTGGCGGCCTACTCCGGCCAGCGCGTCGTGTGCCTCGCCGGCACCGACGCGGCCTACGCCGAGTGGGGCGCCGACCTGGTGGCCGCGCTGCGGGCGGCAGGGGCGTCGTACGTCGTGCTCGCCGGCACGCCGGGGGAGCGGACCGTGACCGACGTCGACGACTCGTGCGCCATGGGGGTCGATGCGCTCGGCTTCCTGGCCCACATCCGAGAGGAGCTCGCCCGATGAGCATTCCGAAGAACTTCGCCGACGTGTCGCTGGCGGGTGCCGCCGCGACCGGAGGGCAGCCGCCCGGGGGCGAGCCGTGGGCGAGCCCCGAGGGCATCGACGTCCTCCCGGTCTACGGTCCCGAGCACCTCGAGGGCCTCGACGGCCTCGACACCTGGCCCGGCCTGGCGCCGTTCCTGCGCGGGCCCTACCCGACGATGTACACGACCCAGCCGTGGACGATCCGGCAGTACGCCGGCTTCAGCACCGCCGAGGAGTCCAACGCCTTCTACCGGCGCAACCTCGCCGCCGGGCAGAAGGGCCTGAGCGTCGCCTTCGACCTCGCCACCCACCGCGGCTACGACTCCGACCATCCCCGGGTGCGCGGCGACGTCGGCATGGCGGGCGTGGCGATCGACTCGATCTACGACACCCGCACCCTCTTCGACGGCATCCCGCTCGACGAGATGTCGGTGTCGATGACGATGAACGGCGCCGTGCTGCCGGTGCTGGCGCTCTACATCGCCGCCGCGGAGGAGCAGGGGGTGAAGCCGGAGCAGCTCGCGGGGACCATCCAGAACGACATCCTCAAGGAGTTCATGGTCCGCAACACCTACATCTACCCGCCGTCGCCGAGCATGCGGATCATCAGCGACATCTTCGCCTTCACCTCGCAGAGGATGCCGCGCTTCAACTCGATCTCCATCTCCGGCTACCACATCCAGGAGGCCGGGGCGACCGCCGACCTCGAGCTGGCCTACACGCTGGCCGACGGCGTGGAG
The sequence above is drawn from the Nocardioides sp. zg-1228 genome and encodes:
- a CDS encoding fumarate reductase/succinate dehydrogenase flavoprotein subunit, which produces MSERHPMTGNEMSPEARAGMERHTYDVVVIGAGGAGLRAAIAAHEAGARTAVVCKSLLGKAHTVMAEGGAAAALGNRWPEDSWKVHFRDTMRGGKMLNNWRMAQLHAQEAPERVLELEDWGALFDRTEDGLISQRDFGGHRYARLAHVGDRTGLELIRTLQQRTVQLGIDVYMECTVTEVLKEGGRVAGAFGYWRETGRFITFEAPSVVLATGGIGKSYKVTSNSWEYTGDGHALALRAGASLINMEFVQFHPTGMVWPPSVKGLLVTESVRGDGGILRNSEGKRFMFDYIPDFFRSETADTEEEADRWYDDKANNRRPPELLPRDEVARAINSEIKAGRGSPHGGIFLDIASRRDADYIRKRLPSMYHQFKELADVDITAEPMEIGPTCHYVMGGVEVDSDTQRSGVEGLYAAGEVSGGMHGSNRLGGNSLSDLLVFGKRAGEAAAAHAVSGPRPAVDEADVKAAQADALAPFEVSAGPGGGGENPYTIQHDLQDTMNDLVGIIRTAAELEESLGHLDRLKERAAAMVVEGHRQYNPGWHLALDLRNMLLVSECIAKAALARQESRGGHTRDDFPGPDPEWGAKNLVLTLDATGSGVDIAEKALPVMPEDLEQLFQDT
- a CDS encoding succinate dehydrogenase/fumarate reductase iron-sulfur subunit — encoded protein: MAYDLRMRVWRGDADGGDLTDYTVEVSEGEVVLDALHRLQATQTGDLAIRWNCKAGKCGSCSAEINGRPRLLCMTRLSDFDPAETITVTPMRTFPVIRDLVTDVSFNYEKAKELPYAELGPRDADGRRRMMQVDVERGQEFRKCIECYLCQDVCHVVRDHEDNKQHFAGPRFLIRYAELDMHPLDTHDRRRLAQDAAGLGMCNITKCCTEVCPEGIHITDNAIIPMKERVVDRKYDPLVWLGNKIGLRSKDDEGRTEV
- a CDS encoding methylmalonyl-CoA mutase family protein, giving the protein MTDLPGDLPGDLAGDLAGGLDEPEELQPAEGSLRLVGDDDRYDAAAWEAASAAVLRKARRLGEDAPDSDVWTALTRTTLDGIAVPPIGQPADLDALTTSGRPTRAGAWDVRTQVEVVDDKAANEAALQDLENGGTSLLLHLDTERDHDWATVLEGVLLDLAPVVLDRPTTEQVEAFADFLEGVEGALHPATNLSFDLQTLEMLHHRVRDDRVEARDLFAPLARRAIQLGVRGLVVDGTALHDQGASDAQELGWMVATGVAYLRLLADEGLSVEHAARLIEFRLAATDEQFPTIAKMRAARRLWARVLEASGGAGEMALHAVTSRPMTSGRDPWVNMLRGTVAAFAAGVGGADALTVVPFDEPLGAPDAFGRRIARNTSSLLIEESHVAAVTDPAGGSYAVERLTDDLAAAGWAELGRIESAGGALADEARAGVKERVRAVRAERDAQVADRSRPLTGVSEFPHLDEVLPEREHLPHRYVHHYGRAFEDMRAEPAATPVFLATMGPVAAHTARATFATNLLAAGGVAVEAAGPTDGVDAVVAAYSGQRVVCLAGTDAAYAEWGADLVAALRAAGASYVVLAGTPGERTVTDVDDSCAMGVDALGFLAHIREELAR